One genomic window of Candidatus Hydrogenedentota bacterium includes the following:
- a CDS encoding serine/threonine protein kinase — protein MPDVKCPRCALPEVSDNGLCPECGAQLSNGLIVIASETPIDPEEGDIFQIGDLINNRYEVQSLIGRGGMGSVYKVSDKVLNEELALKVLLPYFASDKNIVERFINEVRITRRITHPNIVRVHDIGLAGDNLFISMEYVAGESLSAILKRMGDNAHLGVRQSVHIMTQVSIALKYAHHFTIHRDIKPDNIMVTAKNHIKLMDFGISKLRDERFDTNDHEIVGTPQYMAPEQIHQAPNVDGRADIYSLGVVLHELLTGTIPTGLMQPFPNAPVDLSPDLEAIVLKCLESDREKRYADANELLTALRSLAMLSESDQSAMFTPHKSSASGILTPAPFTSSMTDILESFMKDENIRFFDSDSDSVGSESDSNLRSSGDQQSRISSDSSIDDHPFSKSKTVAKSAGYPGAKKKYQPTFFEAYGKVIGIVCAILLVLGVAFFGKSHFSADDDEPIAAEKPSTEVIKNKVLAKVASKNSVMDAFVAIQESYRRDPSPENREAIEIVREIAIDSLLADLYAVPFNMKKMNAASNGVVRLIQIDNDIRIASLREEINREVALFKFVLTAVDSEQNTAVFRLNNPYYPSDTETVQEGDLLQKRFLITGISAKAVYLEDTNPRCKGRTLLARVMEPITAR, from the coding sequence ATGCCTGATGTAAAATGTCCAAGATGTGCCCTGCCGGAAGTTTCGGATAATGGATTATGTCCTGAGTGCGGCGCGCAGCTTTCAAACGGCCTTATCGTGATTGCCTCAGAAACTCCTATTGATCCTGAAGAAGGCGATATTTTTCAAATTGGCGATCTGATCAATAACCGTTATGAAGTGCAGTCTCTCATCGGAAGAGGGGGCATGGGCTCTGTCTATAAAGTATCGGACAAGGTGCTCAATGAAGAACTGGCGCTCAAGGTATTGCTGCCCTATTTCGCCTCAGACAAAAATATCGTTGAACGCTTTATAAATGAAGTCCGGATTACGCGACGCATTACGCATCCCAATATTGTGCGGGTCCACGACATCGGTCTTGCCGGTGATAACCTTTTCATTTCCATGGAGTATGTTGCCGGAGAATCTTTGAGCGCCATACTCAAGCGTATGGGCGATAATGCCCACCTTGGCGTTCGCCAATCTGTGCATATCATGACGCAAGTAAGTATCGCCTTAAAGTATGCGCATCATTTTACGATTCACCGCGATATCAAGCCGGACAATATCATGGTGACCGCCAAGAACCACATTAAGTTGATGGATTTCGGAATTTCAAAGCTGAGAGATGAGCGTTTCGATACCAACGATCATGAAATTGTGGGAACGCCCCAGTATATGGCGCCCGAACAAATTCATCAAGCGCCTAATGTGGATGGCCGCGCCGATATTTACAGTTTGGGTGTGGTGCTTCATGAACTGCTTACGGGAACCATTCCCACCGGCTTGATGCAACCTTTTCCCAACGCGCCTGTAGATCTTTCGCCTGACTTGGAGGCTATTGTACTAAAGTGTTTGGAATCTGACCGGGAAAAACGCTACGCAGATGCGAATGAACTGCTAACGGCATTGCGTTCTCTTGCCATGCTCTCCGAGAGTGATCAGTCGGCAATGTTCACGCCCCACAAAAGCTCTGCTTCCGGAATATTAACACCTGCGCCTTTCACTTCTTCCATGACCGACATATTAGAGTCCTTCATGAAAGACGAAAATATACGTTTTTTCGATTCTGATTCAGATAGCGTCGGATCGGAAAGCGATTCTAATCTTAGGAGTTCCGGTGACCAACAAAGCAGAATCTCATCGGATTCCTCTATTGATGATCATCCCTTTTCTAAAAGTAAGACCGTTGCAAAGTCCGCTGGTTATCCTGGTGCCAAAAAGAAATACCAGCCCACGTTTTTTGAAGCCTACGGAAAAGTTATTGGGATTGTTTGTGCAATCTTGCTTGTTCTTGGTGTCGCCTTTTTTGGGAAAAGTCATTTTTCTGCAGATGATGATGAACCGATCGCTGCAGAAAAACCGTCCACTGAGGTGATCAAAAATAAAGTGCTAGCCAAAGTGGCTTCCAAAAACAGCGTCATGGACGCCTTTGTTGCGATCCAAGAATCCTATCGGCGCGATCCTTCCCCTGAAAACAGAGAAGCCATTGAAATTGTTCGTGAGATAGCTATAGACTCTTTACTTGCTGATCTCTACGCCGTCCCCTTTAATATGAAAAAGATGAACGCTGCGTCGAACGGAGTCGTTCGTCTCATTCAGATTGACAATGACATACGAATCGCAAGCTTGAGAGAGGAAATCAATCGTGAAGTTGCGCTCTTTAAATTTGTATTGACTGCTGTCGATTCAGAGCAGAACACGGCTGTTTTCAGGCTGAATAATCCCTATTATCCTTCAGATACTGAAACCGTTCAAGAAGGCGATCTTTTGCAAAAGCGTTTTCTCATAACCGGTATAAGCGCTAAAGCAGTTTATCTTGAAGATACCAATCCCCGCTGTAAAGGCAGAACTTTGTTGGCGCGAGTCATGGAACCTATTACGGCACGGTGA
- a CDS encoding alcohol dehydrogenase catalytic domain-containing protein, whose product MKALVFDSTLKLLDLPMPTPAPGEALIRVLYAGICRTDLEIVRGYMGFHGILGHEFVGVVERSHNSFLRGKRVVGEINCVCKACTYCNMEMPRHCERRTVLGIQDRPGVFAEYVTLPEENLHLVPKDVQNEMAVFTEPLAAAFRIPEQLSVPADDRVIVLGDGKLGLLAAQVLWLHSKNTLCIGKHPWKLDLLAPLGIPTALNTEPVEGKADIVVEATGTVFGLNRALSLVRPEGTIILKTTTEKGFEMDAVSTVVNEVHIVGSRCGPFRPALEAIATGTVELTSMITAVYPLDDGVEALSRAKDHDMLKVLLHISS is encoded by the coding sequence ATGAAAGCATTGGTATTCGATTCAACCTTAAAATTGCTTGATCTGCCTATGCCTACCCCCGCCCCGGGAGAGGCGCTGATCCGTGTCCTCTATGCAGGTATTTGCCGAACCGATCTTGAAATTGTGCGCGGTTACATGGGCTTTCACGGCATCCTCGGCCATGAATTTGTCGGCGTCGTAGAACGGTCACACAACAGTTTTCTTCGAGGGAAACGGGTAGTCGGCGAAATCAATTGTGTTTGTAAAGCCTGTACTTACTGCAACATGGAAATGCCGCGCCATTGTGAACGTCGTACCGTCCTCGGCATCCAAGACCGTCCCGGTGTTTTTGCGGAGTATGTCACGCTTCCCGAAGAAAATCTTCATCTCGTGCCCAAGGACGTGCAAAATGAAATGGCTGTATTTACAGAACCTTTAGCCGCTGCTTTTCGTATTCCCGAGCAGCTATCTGTCCCTGCCGATGACCGGGTCATTGTCCTTGGCGACGGAAAATTGGGATTGCTCGCGGCGCAGGTGCTTTGGCTCCATTCAAAAAACACCCTGTGTATCGGAAAACATCCTTGGAAGCTTGATCTGCTTGCACCTTTGGGTATCCCCACAGCGCTGAACACGGAGCCGGTAGAAGGCAAAGCCGATATCGTAGTGGAAGCCACAGGGACAGTCTTCGGTCTGAACCGCGCCTTGTCTCTCGTTCGCCCCGAAGGTACCATTATTTTGAAAACAACCACAGAAAAAGGATTTGAGATGGACGCCGTCAGCACCGTTGTCAATGAAGTGCATATCGTCGGCTCCCGCTGCGGCCCGTTCCGCCCCGCTTTGGAAGCGATTGCTACGGGAACGGTAGAATTAACTTCTATGATTACAGCCGTATATCCCTTGGATGACGGCGTCGAGGCACTGTCTCGGGCTAAAGACCATGACATGCTCAAAGTATTGCTCCACATCTCGTCCTAA
- a CDS encoding sodium:alanine symporter family protein, whose translation MLNAINQILSQISAWIWGPPLLILLLGTHIFLTIRLRFIQRYIPKAIKLSFCREKEGIGDVSHFSALTVALAATVGTGNIVGVATAVSLGGPGAVLWMWLTGVFGIATKYAEAVLSVKYRVVNEQGQMAGGPMYVITKGLKLPWLGFLFALFTAVAAFGIGNMVQANAVTTLVSHTLEEQLNVSGPLLSLSPWVTGALLSLLTALVLLGGIKSIGTTCTRLVPLMAVFYILGCLILLGKHVDTLPDTCLLILKSAFRGQAAAGGFVGAGIMAAMRFGVARGLFSNESGLGSAPIVAAAAQTRNPVRQALVSATGTFWDTVVICLLTGLVVVNSGKWMEAHDAGQLTHLAFQDLGLIGPTVLTIGLLTFVFSTILGWSYYGEKAVEYMLGTKAIGPYRGLWVVAVMLGSVVKLDLVWNFADIANALMALPNLVALLLLSNTVLRETQHYLWDGNWECEARITDD comes from the coding sequence ATGTTGAATGCTATAAATCAGATACTCTCACAAATAAGCGCATGGATTTGGGGACCGCCCTTACTTATTTTACTTCTGGGAACCCATATATTTTTGACGATACGCCTTCGCTTTATTCAGCGCTATATCCCGAAAGCTATCAAGCTGTCTTTTTGCAGGGAAAAAGAAGGCATTGGCGATGTCAGTCATTTCAGCGCCCTCACCGTGGCGCTGGCGGCCACGGTAGGCACGGGAAATATTGTGGGCGTCGCAACAGCGGTCAGTCTGGGCGGTCCCGGAGCCGTGTTGTGGATGTGGTTAACCGGTGTATTTGGTATTGCCACCAAATACGCAGAAGCCGTTCTCTCCGTTAAGTATCGTGTTGTCAACGAACAAGGGCAAATGGCGGGCGGGCCCATGTACGTCATCACAAAGGGACTGAAGCTGCCTTGGTTGGGCTTTCTTTTCGCCTTATTCACCGCCGTCGCTGCTTTCGGGATCGGCAACATGGTGCAAGCCAATGCGGTAACCACTTTGGTCAGCCACACCTTGGAAGAGCAGCTCAATGTTAGCGGCCCCCTTCTCAGCCTAAGCCCTTGGGTTACCGGAGCGTTGCTCAGTCTACTTACCGCGCTGGTACTGTTGGGCGGCATCAAATCTATTGGTACTACCTGCACCCGATTGGTACCCCTAATGGCTGTATTTTATATTTTGGGCTGCCTCATTTTATTGGGAAAACATGTGGACACCCTTCCCGATACCTGCCTGCTTATCCTTAAAAGCGCTTTTCGAGGACAAGCGGCGGCAGGAGGCTTTGTAGGCGCCGGCATTATGGCCGCCATGCGTTTTGGTGTTGCCCGTGGCTTGTTCTCCAATGAATCGGGTCTTGGCAGTGCTCCCATTGTCGCAGCGGCTGCGCAAACCCGCAACCCTGTACGCCAAGCCTTGGTCTCGGCAACAGGCACATTTTGGGATACCGTCGTCATCTGTCTTTTGACGGGTCTTGTTGTTGTGAACTCGGGCAAATGGATGGAGGCGCACGATGCCGGGCAACTTACCCATCTGGCGTTCCAAGATCTGGGTTTAATCGGGCCGACGGTTCTGACAATCGGCCTGCTCACCTTTGTATTCTCCACCATATTGGGCTGGTCTTATTATGGCGAAAAAGCGGTAGAATACATGTTGGGAACCAAGGCAATCGGCCCTTATCGAGGTCTTTGGGTGGTTGCGGTCATGCTAGGCTCAGTGGTAAAGCTTGATCTCGTTTGGAATTTTGCAGACATTGCCAATGCCTTAATGGCGTTACCCAATCTGGTCGCCTTATTGTTGTTAAGCAACACTGTTCTTCGTGAGACACAACATTATTTATGGGATGGCAATTGGGAGTGTGAAGCCCGGATAACCGACGATTAA
- a CDS encoding tetratricopeptide repeat protein — MHKIFATILLIITVCLSGCKSFPDEGTLNPFRKFSFKTEKQGRTYAHHIAGIISERQGSLKNAVANYTRVIQHDPTAVTPRLRLIRSYLRLGNLDQAMASCEKALEQIPDSPELWIVYAQINRSMNNNEAALRAIEKIIALRPDDPSAYGALVEQQELMNDLVSAIEVYEKLLELSPNSAALYYQMGITLTRIGDYPSAKESFIRVLQLEPQITRAWFFLALVLFDLGEYVDCETCLQMYLLVNSNDFTSFDYLAATQFRLGRSVEAEETLSRLINSENTSPANYLQMAWILFFKGDMERSQQYALEGKAYLFADLIFALANFDQVEAAYGSTNPWDDRYSLEEVEAEADLILRTLPALFGKEEVPELLQSKLSLLREKFGFSPILEFLQGRLLLYSNKHEEALLCFKTVLAHSKETFYPNYHCATIYEKLNDIAAAETHLLRCLKVNPDDADIQNFLGYLYAENTMKLEEAEKLIGQALSVDPENPYYLDSMGWVYYKQGKSEKAADYVRRALYGMDTDDAVLREHLGDIYFQQGKRDQALVQWRHALRLDPSLESVLDKIKHNAEAAE; from the coding sequence GTGCATAAAATTTTTGCCACTATTTTGCTGATAATCACGGTATGCTTAAGCGGATGCAAAAGTTTCCCGGATGAAGGCACTCTGAATCCCTTCCGGAAATTTTCTTTCAAGACCGAAAAACAAGGTCGCACTTACGCGCATCATATTGCAGGTATTATTAGTGAACGTCAAGGCAGCCTGAAAAACGCGGTAGCCAATTATACGCGCGTAATTCAGCACGATCCTACAGCTGTCACACCGAGATTACGGCTCATTCGCAGTTACTTGCGGCTTGGCAATTTGGATCAAGCCATGGCAAGCTGCGAAAAAGCGCTGGAGCAAATCCCAGACAGCCCGGAACTATGGATCGTATATGCCCAAATCAATCGCAGCATGAACAACAATGAAGCAGCGCTCCGCGCCATCGAAAAAATCATTGCGCTGCGCCCTGACGATCCTTCCGCCTATGGGGCGCTGGTCGAACAACAAGAATTGATGAACGACCTCGTCTCGGCCATTGAGGTCTATGAAAAACTGCTCGAACTCAGCCCCAACAGTGCCGCCCTTTATTATCAAATGGGTATCACCCTTACCCGTATCGGCGATTATCCTTCGGCGAAAGAATCTTTTATTCGGGTCTTACAGCTGGAACCGCAAATAACGCGGGCATGGTTCTTTCTCGCACTCGTTCTTTTCGATCTCGGCGAATATGTGGACTGTGAAACTTGCCTGCAGATGTATCTTCTTGTGAATTCCAATGATTTCACAAGCTTTGATTATCTTGCGGCAACCCAATTCCGTCTGGGAAGAAGCGTGGAGGCAGAAGAAACTTTAAGTCGATTAATCAACAGTGAGAATACGAGTCCCGCCAACTATTTGCAGATGGCCTGGATTTTGTTCTTCAAAGGGGACATGGAGCGTTCCCAGCAATATGCCTTGGAAGGAAAGGCCTATTTATTTGCAGACCTTATTTTTGCCCTTGCCAATTTTGATCAAGTGGAAGCCGCCTATGGCTCCACGAACCCTTGGGATGATCGCTACAGTTTGGAAGAGGTAGAAGCCGAGGCCGATTTAATCTTACGAACCCTTCCCGCTTTGTTTGGAAAAGAAGAGGTTCCGGAACTGCTGCAAAGCAAATTGAGTTTGCTCCGTGAAAAATTTGGATTTTCACCTATCCTCGAGTTTTTGCAAGGCAGACTGCTTCTCTATTCCAATAAGCATGAAGAGGCGTTGCTTTGTTTTAAAACCGTGTTAGCGCACAGCAAAGAAACTTTCTATCCCAACTATCACTGTGCAACCATCTATGAAAAACTAAATGATATTGCAGCTGCTGAAACCCATCTGCTTCGTTGTCTCAAAGTGAACCCCGATGATGCGGATATTCAAAACTTTTTGGGCTATCTCTACGCCGAAAATACGATGAAGCTGGAGGAAGCGGAAAAACTCATCGGACAAGCCTTGTCCGTCGATCCGGAAAATCCCTATTATCTGGACAGCATGGGCTGGGTCTATTACAAGCAGGGAAAAAGTGAAAAAGCGGCAGACTATGTGCGCCGTGCACTATACGGAATGGATACGGACGACGCCGTATTACGGGAACACCTCGGCGACATTTATTTTCAGCAAGGCAAGCGCGATCAGGCGTTGGTACAATGGCGTCATGCCTTGCGTCTTGATCCTTCCCTCGAATCAGTCTTGGATAAGATCAAACACAATGCGGAAGCTGCCGAATAA
- a CDS encoding ribonuclease HII — protein MSTVTGCSFTEQQRLCAMLSIENSLWCDGFSNVAGVDEAGRGPLAGPIVAAAVILSEPIPGLNDSKQLTETSRQSLYNCITGGTHVWACASISASEIDRMGIQQANYLAMRKAMEGLSIRPDFLLVDGYNLAGIAVPTMRVVKGDSRSLTIAAASVVAKVTRDTFLRELDTLYPGYGFARNKGYGTLEHRRAIETLGPCPEHRRSFAPFTQKDETNETTGLL, from the coding sequence ATGAGCACTGTAACGGGTTGTTCTTTTACAGAACAACAACGTCTTTGTGCTATGCTTAGCATAGAAAATTCGCTTTGGTGTGACGGTTTTTCCAATGTAGCAGGTGTGGACGAAGCTGGTCGGGGCCCCTTGGCGGGGCCTATTGTGGCGGCAGCAGTAATACTGTCTGAACCAATTCCCGGCTTGAATGACTCTAAACAATTAACAGAGACGAGTCGTCAATCCCTCTATAACTGTATTACAGGCGGCACCCATGTTTGGGCCTGTGCAAGTATATCCGCGTCAGAAATCGATCGTATGGGCATCCAGCAAGCCAATTATCTTGCCATGCGCAAGGCGATGGAAGGCTTATCGATAAGGCCGGATTTCTTACTCGTTGACGGGTATAATCTTGCCGGTATTGCCGTGCCGACCATGCGCGTTGTAAAAGGTGACAGCCGTTCATTAACGATCGCCGCGGCCAGTGTGGTCGCGAAGGTCACACGTGACACATTTTTAAGAGAACTGGATACCCTCTATCCCGGTTACGGCTTTGCACGTAACAAAGGATACGGTACCTTAGAACACCGAAGAGCAATTGAAACATTAGGGCCCTGCCCCGAACATCGGCGAAGTTTCGCGCCTTTCACGCAAAAAGACGAAACCAATGAAACGACCGGACTGTTGTAG